The following DNA comes from Salmo trutta chromosome 15, fSalTru1.1, whole genome shotgun sequence.
ATAAACTACACATTCACTTCACAATCCCTACATAGTCACTACTGCGCGACAAGGTTTTATGTAGTAATTCAGTAGCATTTTGAGGGACTGACCACCCAATTTACTGAGCCTTGCTCGGAGTAACTGCCCTTTGTCCATCACGATCCCTAACTTGGTGAGAATCTTTAGCTAGCCCACAAATACGCTTCTAGTCTTCTCAACTgtttcctgtgtctgtctgtgttcataTAGGCACTGCTTCAGGTCGCCAAAAACCTTTTCACACACCTGGGTAAGTATCATACTTTACCTATTATCCTTGTTTTAGTGGTACAGTGGGGCATCATTTTTTGCTGTTATAACAACATTTATATATCTCGGTCTCCAGATGATGTATCAGTCCTGCTAAAAGAGATCATTGCAGAAGCACGGAGTCTCACCAGTGCAGAAATGTAAGTACTGTATTACCATAAGGCTATCACAAGCATTGTAACAAAAGCCtaaagctgtgttcgaatactcatactaaccgcactatTTGTGAcatgaattgagtatatagtatgcttataggtcatagtatggatatagttagtatgccaaagttcccggatgtcgtactaaattcaccaaaatacgaagtatacatgcactggacactatttccgtgctttAGGGTCATTAAtacaattcttcagaaaatgggcgtggcttcacaacgttttcagatttgaagaaaatggcggaaaatattcAGCCGAAGCAAAGAAGTCGGAcagagcggatacaaattcattgctttaactaattatgacaaatgttaagaaaatgttgagcaatgtaataaagtaatgatttTTCAAACAAGTTAcattacacgttatgttggctgacaatttgttagctatgctATCCTTACCAACCACATAGCATTATAGCAGAATGTACCGGTATGATAGCCAGTTACCTAacattagttggctactaatacatcgaacttgccaggcagtatattaactatatgctatctaactaaccACCCAATGTTTATTGACATCATTTTTAGCTAAGTGGTAGAGTCATTGTGCATTTCAATGGACAGTGCtaattctggctatctactcagatttcagagcactctcccGCAGAATAagtgatgaatttacgaacgctcaacacccgttgaatatggccggtgtcagtaaacattggcaaaaaaagcgtaattaaggcagtcattgtaaataagaatttaaaaaaaaaatatatatatatatatatatatattgttgccAGCAGtatagttacagtcaccaacgctctggataacatgaaaacagcttaACCAGCTGTGcgagggtgagtaaaatggtcagagtgaggtgttctcatttgtgtctggaagtagttagccaacgttagccagttagcttgggtgcttgactgccattgaaCGCTACAaaagcgaaacgctctgaatttacgaatggacaatctgacaacactctaGAGACTTACGAACGCctagagcgcactctggcactccagattgaatttacacaCACAACCAAAATCATAAAATGTTTAgttagtaatttgttatgctaacaagctagcaacaggttgcatagcaacagcatcaacttccggtagacaggcgaagctctagtacgctcaactgaaacgaTACCGTTCgcttacagtatactaaaatgatctaatagtatatagtacagtcgttccaaaagttttgagaattacacaaatatacattttcacaaagtctgctgcctccgtttgtatgatggcaatttgcatatactccagaatgttatgaagagtgatcagatgaattgcaattaattgcaaagtccctctttgccgtgcaaatgaactgaatcccccaaaaacatttccactgcatttcagccctgccacaaaaggaccaactgacatcatgtcagtgattctctcgttaacacaggtgtgagtgttgacgaggacaaggctggagatcactctgtcatgctgattgagtttgaataacagactagaAGCTTCAAAGGAGGGTGGTgcatggaatcattgttcttcctctgtcagccatggttacctgcaaggaaacacatgccgtcgtcatttctttgcacaaaaagggcttcacaggcaaggatattgctgccagtaagattgcacctaaatcaaccatttattggatcatcaagaacttcaaggagagtggttcaattgttgtgaagaaggcttcagggtgcccaagaaagtccagcaagtgccaggaccgtctcctaaagttgattcagctgcgggatcggggcaccaccagtacagagcttgctcaggaatggcagcaggcaggtgtgagtgcatctgcacgcacagtgaggtgaagacttttggaggatggcctggtgtcaagaagggcagcaaagaagccacttctctccaggaaaaacatcagggacagactgatattctgcaaaaggtgtTTGGGgcattgtttggggcatccagaaaaaagcttgtccggagaagacaagatgagcgctaccatcagtcctgtgtcatgccaagagtaaagcatcctgagaccattcatgtgtggggttgcttctcagccaagggagtgggctcactcacaattttgcctaagaacacagcgacgaataaagaatggtaccaacacatcctccgagagcaacttctcccaaccatccaggaacagtttggtgattaacaatgccttttccagcatgatggagcaccttgccataaggcaaaagtgataactaagtggctcggggaacaaaacatcgatattttgggtccatggccaggaaactccccaaaccttaatcccattgaaaacttgtggtcattcctcaagaggcgggtggacaaacaaaaacccacaaattctgacaaactccaagcattgattatgcaagaatgggctgccatcagtcaggatgtggcccagaagttaattgacagcatgccagggcagattgcagaggtcttgaaaaataagggtcaacactgcaaatattgactctttgcatcaacttcatgtaattgtcaataaaagcctttgacacttatgaactgcttgtaattatacttcagtattccatagtaacatctgacataAATATCTGAAGAcattgaagcagcaaactttgtggaaattaatatttgtgtcattctcaaaacttttggccacgactgtatacatACTCAActagtatgtagtatacagtatgttagtatgggtattcgagcACAGCCTTAGTATCACTGATTAATATGACCCATCTTTCTCTCCTCCAGTTGTTCTGTGTTCCTGTTGGACAGTGTCAGTCATGAGCTGGTTGCCAAGGTGTTTGATGGAGGAGTGGTTATCAATGAGGAAGTGGGTCTTTATCCTAAACTCACTCACATCAAAGCCCTAATCAACAGACTTTAAGTTTAGTATAAGATAACATTTTATTGTAAATGGATGTTATTTCCATAGTATAATTGCCTTTTTCTTCTCATCTCAGACAGAGCTGCGTATCCCTGCTGACCAGGGCATAGCAGGCCATGTGGCCACCACAGGGAAGATCCTCAACATCACAGATGCCTACTCCCACCCTCTCTTCTACCGCGCCGTGGACGACAGCACAGGTTTCAGGACACGCAACATCCTCTGCTTCCCCATAAAGGACGAACACggaggtctgtctctgtctctctttgtctttctctctccatttcccccTCTCCCTATTTCTGATCTATATCTATACACATACATCTatcatctttctctttctccctctctctcactttctctgtgGGTTCAGAAGTGATTGGGGTGGCTGAGTTGGTCAACAAGACTAATGGACCATGGTTCACCCGCCTGGATGAGGACATGGCCACAGCCTTCTCCATATACTGTGGCATCAGCATCGCTCATGTGAGTGCACAGGCATCCCCTTTGCGTATCCTATAGACCTTATAACTGATTATTACCAGATTTTTTTCCCTATAGAGTAAGGATATTGATAGATTGTTGATGACACCTTAGTGTTAATCAATGTTGTCATCATGATGAATGACTCCTGTGCTGTCTGttcctccctcagtccctcctgTATAAGAGGGTTGACGAAGCCCAGTTTAGGAGTCAGCTGGCCAATGAGATGATGAAGTACCACATGATGGTAAAGCATCCAATCAGAGCTCTTCTTCAACCTATTCAACTAATCTCTTCAACCTATGAATGCAGATCCAGTCAGTTTGTTATATTTGGCAGTTAATGtcctgacctttgaccctgtCTGTCAGGTGTCAGAGGAGGAAGTGACCCGGCTACTGACTGTGGGAATCCAGCCTGTAGGGGAAATCTACCCCAGCTTCTCCAGCTTCACCTACACACCTCGCTCCCTGTCAGACGACAGCACACCCACGGTGAGACAATCAACACACACTCTTGGAGAAATACACTGGTAGTATAATTTCTTTTTTCTCATGTCTCTCAATCACGCCTCCTGTTTTCAGGCCATTATCAGCATGTTTGAGGACATGGGCTTCATAAACACCTACAAGATCAACATGCACACGCTGGCCAGGTTTTGTCTGATGGTGAAGAGAGGCTACAGGGATCCTCCATATCACAACTGGATGCACGCATTCTCAGTCTCTCATTTTTGCTACCTCCTCTGCAAGAACCTGGAGCTCTCCAACTACCTAGAGTATGAACACACAGAGATAAGCATTTACAAACTTTGCTACAGTAAAGTGAAACACACTCATGAACACCTCAACTCACACCGCAGCGTTCTCTTGTTTCAGGGACATCGAGATGTTTGCTCTTTTTGTGTCCTGCATGTGTCATGACTTGGACCACAGAGGGACCAACAACTCCTTCCAGGTGGCATCGGTAAGATCCAACataccacaaacacacagactccTAGCTGTATGtatatctacagtgcatttggaaagaattcagaccccgtccccttatccacattttgttatgttacagccttattctaaaatgtattaaaacattttttttccctgaatctacacacaataccccataatgacaaagcgaaaacaggtttagacatttttgcaaatgtattctaaataaaaaacaggaataccttatttacagtattcagaccctttgctttgagactgaAACgtttgctcaggtgcatccggtttccattgatcatcattgagatgtttctacaacttgattggagtccatctgtggtaaattcaattgattggccattatttggaaagccacacacctgtctatataaggccccacagttgacagtgccatgacagagcaaaaactgagccatgaggtcaaaggaattgtccgtagagccccgagacattattgtgtcaaggcacagcatttctgcagcattgaaggtccccaagaacacagtggcctccatcattcttaaatggaagaagtgcggaaccaccaagactcttcctagagctggccgcccggccaaactaagcaatcgggggagaaggcccttggtcagagaggtgaccaagaacccgatggtcactgacagagctccagagttcctctgtggagatgggagaaccttccagaaggacaaccatctctgcagcactccaccaatcaggcctttatggtagagcggccaaacagaagccattcctcagtaaaatgtGCGACAggtcgcttggagtttgccaaaaggcaccctaaacaactctcagaccatgagaaacaagattctctggtctgatgaaaccaagattgaactattttttTCTgagtgccaagcgtcacatctggaggaaacctggcaccatccctacggtgaagcatggtggtggcagcatcatgctgtggggatgtttttcagaggcagagactgggagactagttaggaacgagggaaagatgaacagagaagtatagagagatccttgataaaaccctgctccagagcactcaagacctcaTAGTGAGGCATATGttcagtttagtttagtttagtttagtttattaattcgacccttttaaaaaacaagcacacataaaacttaaaagccatacatgcacatgaataaaatcattgaggataacacacaataaggtctgggacttatttccattgtggtcctcttgagacaagatggctagacaagatggaacacagtatggcagtgaaataataaaacaaaaacagagaagaacatctatctcatcattccagttacatcataggggttattcatatgggcacagaggcaactcattccattctgaggctccagtatacaagaaagtacctttcccagcattacttctgaacctgtataagcacacatcagcaacacctgaGCTGGTGCcgtgattgtgtgcatccctaacacgaggaaagtagtcacttagatatctgggcgcaggaccataaatactcctgtaaaccaaacctagtctaatctgggacaccctagcctcaacaggcagccagttcaccttccaacaggacaacgaccctaagcacaaagccaagacaatgcaggagtggctttgggacaagtctctgaaagtccttgagtggcccagccagagcccagacttgatcccgatcaaacatctcttgcgagacctgaaaatggctgtgcagcaaacctccccatccaacctgacagagcttgaggatctgcagagaagaatgggagaaactccccaaataaaggtgtgccaagcttgcagtgtcatacacaagaagacttgaagctgtaatcgctgccaaaggtgctttttaatacatttgcaaacatttctaaaaacctgtttttgctttgtcattatggggtattgtttgtagattgagggATACTTGTTTttgttaatccattttagagtaaggctgtaacgtaacaaaatgtggaaaaagtcaaggagtctgaaaactttccgaatgcactgtatatcatacCAACTGCCACAGAAGAGTGTACTACACAAACAAGCTCTTCTGTCTTCTTTTTTTCCAGAAATCTGTGTTGGCTGGCCTGTATAGTTCTGAGGGATCTGTGCTGGAGGTAAACACAAATACTTAATGAATCAAAATGGTATTATGCATGTCCCTCATCCCTAGGAGCCGATGacatggatgtcaattaaggcagccacCTGCACCTCTCTAATTCAGCGGGTTTGTGTTAAATGTGGACGACAAATTTccgttgaatgcattcagttgtgcaactgactaggttttcCCTAGGCAAAACCATGGCTCGATGGTGCACTGGGTTGTTTCTGCCCTCAACTGGATATGAAATATAATTGCAACCTCACCACTGACATTGAATTGGCTCTCATTTCCAGAGGCACCACTTTGCTCAGACGATTGCCATACTCAACACCCAGGGCTGCAACATCTTTGAAAAGTTATCTAGAAAGGTAAAACAAAAAGCAATGTAAGGACTATACTCTTTTCTCAAGGTTTTTTAGTTGGTGTTGTACTATTTTGACTCATTTCCACGTTGTTTTTTTGATTGCCAGGACTACCAGAGGATGCTTGACCTGATGAGGGACATCATCCTAGCCACAGACTTGGCTCATCACCTACGGATCCTGAAGGATCTGCAGAAAATGGCAGACGGTAAGTTATCCCCCTACATCCTGTCTCAGTGTCTTATGGAAGGTAGCACTTCACTTCTCTACCATTTCTTTTAATAATCATACTGTCTGTTGTGTCTTCCAGTGGGCTACAACACCAAAGACCCTCAGCACCATAACCTGCTACTGTGCCTGATCATGACCTCCTGTGACCTCTCTGACCAGACCAAGGACTGGAAGACCACCTGGAAGATCGCAGTAAGAACCCACTCAGATCTCAATCCTTTAATAAACCAACTGTGTTCTCACCTTCTTTATCACATTTACATCACTTTTATTGGTCTTAGTAAGATGGTGTAGGCCTCCATGCAGTATGTTCACATGAAATGCATGTCTGTTTTTGTTTCAGGGACTTATTTACAAGGAATTCTTTTCTCAAGGAGATCTGGTatgtatggattttttttattgaatgccCAACATGGTATGCCTCATATTGTTTTCTGTCTCCATGTGGTACAGGGACTTTTACGATttcctctgtgtgagagtgtgtctctgtgcttgTGGCTGCAGGAGAAGGCTATGGGGAACCGTCCCAGTGAGATGATGGACAGGGAGAAGGCCTACATCCCAGAGCTGCAGACAAGCTTCATGGAGCACATAGCCATGCCCATCTATAAGTGAGCCTCTGACTGATCCCTAACACCCAAATCTGGGAGATGATGGGTGTAATTGTTCTCAGACAATGAAAACTGTTTTTTGTTGTATATGCATATTAGTGGACCCTCCTTAGCTTGTCTGACTATACTCCCCCCCCCGGCTTTCCTCCTACAGACTCCTCCAGGACCTGTTCCCCAGGTCGGCAGAGCTGTATGAAACCGTGGCTACCAACAGAGAACAGTGGGGTAGGGTCTCTCACAAGCTCAACATTAAGCGGTGGCCCGGCAACGATTCTCTGGACTACCTAGATGCAGAGTTTGAGCAGCTACAGGTTGAGCAGAACGGACAGACggaacagggaggacaggacagacagacagagcaggaaATGGATGATGAGACCAATGGTAGCCCTCCAGCCCAGCCCGAGGCCACAGCAAGACAGCCAGGAGTCATGGAGAACTAACACCTACATCAAAGTGATTTTGATTTTATATTATGTCATTCCCAAAATGGATCGTGGCTCAATCATTATTTTATTACCTCCCCCTGCAAAGACACCTATTTTACAGGATGTTGTGTagtgttttggctgatttctgtaCAACCATCTAAATGATAATTCTCTCACATTGCAGTAGGTGTGAAAAACAATGCAGACAGCAGGGGGACACAGAAAATGATTAAATACATAGAATTGGAGAGAAGAATATTATGACGGTTATTAACTCATTTTACAAATTATAATTTTTCCTTTGCCTTGAGTTTCTCACAATGATATTTGAAGTTTGTGTGAATCTTTAAAGGTAGGTATTGAGGGTCATCAGGTAGAACCATGTACATTGTAAACCAGGGGTGAACGTAGATGAACATTTTTACCAGTATGGAACACCCAGGTGCGCGCAAGCATTTTTTTAAACCTACATAAAGTACAGGGTAGCCTACTCTGATaacactgacaaacagatcaataaacACTAAAAGTGGCACTGACCCAATTCCAAAGACAGTGAATATGCACGGGATATGGCCGATGTTCTCCGCTGGTGCCAATAAGGTAACTTAATTGAGCGAACAGTAGCATACGAATTTTGATAAATAAAATACAGATATTTTCATTGTCatctctttacagcaatagccatttgctttccaaacagaTTTTCCGCGATTGTATTTTTAAATATTGCGATATGCCTGGTTAGGtctctgcttttcactgacagtagTAACTCAATCATCGATTTTGGTATTTGCAGCCTGCACTGTCCAAATGTactattttgaatgattttatttatgtatagaCAGGATTAAGCTAATTAGGCCATATAATTTCGGCAAATtaattcaatttactttagggaaaGCTTCCCCTGGCCTTTTGGCACGCCGCCTATGCCgtttaatgtggcatgaacacaaccactgTAGGCTACCCGCGCACATGAGTCCAATCACAAAATCATTTCAGCATCCAAACcccaacagtgcactgtgcaccctCAATTTGATGTGGCTGACATGCAGTAATGTTAAATAATTCTgtaatacccccaaaaaactatagGCTATGTTGTATTAATTGTGATAGGCTCACGTTTTACCGGTAAGCACACCCCCACTATGTATTTTGCCGGGATGCCGTAACGGACCATATTTTCAACCCGTTTGTAAACAGAATGTAACAAGCTTGCCTTACCTTGTTTGGGTTGCCTTCAACATGAGAAACTGCTCGattgttaatatatatatactttgtGGTATTGTGTATATATAACAATGTTGGTGATTGG
Coding sequences within:
- the LOC115149003 gene encoding cGMP-dependent 3',5'-cyclic phosphodiesterase → MLQGVLIALFRFFRGGGRQVFPPVEERGPYSNSVQYALLQLASVTDSSSLQDAIREALQTVFYEVDSVYVYLLDAETGRLWCEEPPHELPKDGRLRDVVVQQRRVQCEGLPSSELQEQQRERLTEPLQQDKRVLIIPILDQGVTTALLLVCCAQPTKAQEQSLDVLERHVTVACKRVQALQGQRLTQGLAVNRKSYLSLTRMTTPDVDYSVLDHQILRLCGELYDLDAATLQLKVIRYLEEQTHSLCCCLLLVSEDNQQLFCQVVGDKVLKAEISFPLTFGNLGQAVEKRKSISLQDVTQEEHQQLNSTLGFEVLSMLCVPVECRATTKVVALACAFNKKGADRHTEVDEHIVQHCFCYTSSVLTSTLAFQKEQRLKYECQALLQVAKNLFTHLDDVSVLLKEIIAEARSLTSAEICSVFLLDSVSHELVAKVFDGGVVINEETELRIPADQGIAGHVATTGKILNITDAYSHPLFYRAVDDSTGFRTRNILCFPIKDEHGEVIGVAELVNKTNGPWFTRLDEDMATAFSIYCGISIAHSLLYKRVDEAQFRSQLANEMMKYHMMVSEEEVTRLLTVGIQPVGEIYPSFSSFTYTPRSLSDDSTPTAIISMFEDMGFINTYKINMHTLARFCLMVKRGYRDPPYHNWMHAFSVSHFCYLLCKNLELSNYLEDIEMFALFVSCMCHDLDHRGTNNSFQVASKSVLAGLYSSEGSVLERHHFAQTIAILNTQGCNIFEKLSRKDYQRMLDLMRDIILATDLAHHLRILKDLQKMADVGYNTKDPQHHNLLLCLIMTSCDLSDQTKDWKTTWKIAGLIYKEFFSQGDLEKAMGNRPSEMMDREKAYIPELQTSFMEHIAMPIYKLLQDLFPRSAELYETVATNREQWGRVSHKLNIKRWPGNDSLDYLDAEFEQLQVEQNGQTEQGGQDRQTEQEMDDETNGSPPAQPEATARQPGVMEN